In one Natronomonas pharaonis DSM 2160 genomic region, the following are encoded:
- the phnE gene encoding phosphonate ABC transporter, permease protein PhnE encodes MSEPPHWEYRTRRQRLARFVGLLLTLVVFAWAWQTLEVRYDFVRSAPAEVEDLLVRMYPPDAAYSYEIVGPMIETVNIAVLGTGLSVVLSVPIAYLAAENTSPNRLTYLLGKFVVTATRSVSVIIWALLFVVIFGPGPLAGVVAIAVRSIGFIGKLLAEAIEEIQPRQPEAIRATGGNAVDVMVYGIVPQITPAVVGITTHRWDINVRSSTVLGFVGAGGIGTELFAVLDFFRWDAALTILIAILVVVLVSEGISAVIRGKIR; translated from the coding sequence ATGAGCGAGCCGCCGCACTGGGAATACCGTACGCGCCGACAGCGACTCGCTCGGTTTGTCGGGCTATTACTCACGCTGGTCGTCTTCGCGTGGGCATGGCAGACGCTTGAGGTACGGTATGATTTCGTTCGGTCAGCCCCGGCTGAGGTGGAAGACCTCCTCGTCCGGATGTATCCGCCTGATGCGGCATACAGCTACGAGATCGTCGGCCCGATGATTGAAACGGTCAACATCGCAGTCCTTGGAACCGGTCTGTCAGTTGTGCTGTCGGTTCCAATCGCCTATCTCGCAGCCGAGAACACCTCACCGAACCGGCTGACGTATCTGCTCGGCAAGTTCGTGGTAACGGCAACGCGTTCGGTCAGCGTGATTATCTGGGCGCTACTTTTCGTCGTGATTTTCGGCCCCGGCCCACTGGCGGGGGTGGTCGCCATCGCCGTACGCTCTATTGGGTTTATCGGCAAGTTGCTCGCGGAAGCGATCGAGGAAATCCAACCTCGACAGCCGGAGGCAATTCGAGCAACCGGCGGTAACGCTGTCGACGTTATGGTGTACGGAATTGTGCCGCAAATCACCCCCGCCGTCGTCGGCATCACGACCCACCGATGGGATATCAACGTTCGCTCATCAACGGTTCTCGGCTTTGTTGGCGCAGGGGGCATCGGTACGGAGCTGTTTGCGGTACTGGATTTCTTCCGGTGGGACGCTGCGCTCACGATTCTCATTGCGATTCTCGTTGTTGTGCTGGTGAGCGAAGGCATCTCGGCAGTCATTCGCGGGAAGATACGGTGA